The following are from one region of the Arachis duranensis cultivar V14167 chromosome 10, aradu.V14167.gnm2.J7QH, whole genome shotgun sequence genome:
- the LOC107471499 gene encoding LOW QUALITY PROTEIN: uncharacterized membrane protein At3g27390 (The sequence of the model RefSeq protein was modified relative to this genomic sequence to represent the inferred CDS: inserted 1 base in 1 codon), producing MEPPKGIWASLWSFICFLPYFIGLMLLGTIKGLLLCPLICLIMAVGNSALILGLWTAHCIWTYYCXTTQLGPILKIVTCISVLPVLLVLWPVVGIVGSIVGGAAYGFLSPIFATLKAVEEGKEDKLWHCFIDGTWSTVSKTFDTVKDVKNLCYHSYFDVMDDLRLEGPPDDKYYEIRLHYLLGAVIAAVLGIIVDTPAVSFIAICKGPYMLFKGWNRLFHDLLGREGPFLETICVPFAGLAILLWPLAVIGAVLASIIASVFLGAYAGVVTYQESIFFGLRYIIAALSLYDEYSNDILGMPEGSCFPRPQYRKKVKISRTISHSDSLSKLNRLRKTPSRTFSLKDNIVELKPLELFDALFKDCYNEAETLVSEELITRDDIEAAKSGKGSRVISIGLPAYCLLQVLLRSAKADSEGLLLSDGTELTGTNKPKAKIFEWLINPLLIIKEQIKAEDLSVSEEDYLGKLVLLNGHPNRVENSTIAAPESDRKRAELDALARRLQGITKYMTRLPTFKRRFDDLVKTLSHELAERHGGASSSTTITRSKSAFPRIMSTKSSKGKRTNGLDEASEHARDLDTSL from the exons GTTTACTTCTCTGCCCATTGATATGCCTAATAATGGCAGTTGGAAACTCAGCTCTCATACTTGGTCTTTGGACTGCACACTGTATTTGGACATATTATT GAACTACACAATTAGGGCCTATTCTGAAGATTGTTACATGCATAAGTGTACTACCGGTGCTGTTGGTTTTGTGGCCGGTGGTTGGCATCGTTGGGAGTATTGTAGGTGGAGCAGCCTATGGATTTCTTTCGCCAATTTTCGCTACTTTGAAAGCTGTagaggaaggaaaagaagatAAACTTTGGCACTGTTTTATT GATGGTACATGGAGCACTGTTTCAAAGACCTTTGATACTGTCAAGGATGTAAAAAATCTTTGTTACCATTCTTATTTTGATGTTATGGACGACTTGCGACTAGAAGGGCCTCCAGATGACAAATATTACGAGATCAG GCTGCATTATTTACTTGGTGCTGTTATAGCTGCAGTTCTTGGGATCATAGTTGATACGCCAGCGGTATCATTTATTGCCATATGCAAAGGTCCTTACATGCTATTTAAAGGGTGGAATCGTTTGTTTCATGATCTTCTCGGCCGTGAAGGTCCTTTCCTGGAGACAATATGTGTGCCTTTTGCAGGCCTTGCAATCCTTCTGTGGCCACTGGCTGTCATTGGGGCCGTTCTGGCATCCATTATAGCCAGTGTCTTTCTCGGTGCCTATGCAGGTGTTGTGACCTATCAG GAGTCTATCTTCTTTGGCCTTCGGTACATTATTGCGGCTTTATCCCTTTATGATGAATACAGCAATGACATTCTTGGCATGCCAGAAGGATCCTGCTTCCCTAG GCCTCAATATCGGAAAAAGGTCAAAATATCGCGGACAATTTCCCATTCGGACTCCCTGTCAAAGCTAAATCGCCTACGAAAGACTCCTTCTcgaacattttcactgaaagATAATATTGTTGAGTTGAAACCACTGGAG CTGTTTGATGCCTTGTTCAAGGACTGTTATAATGAAGCTGAAACACTGGTTTCCGAAGAGCTGATAACCCGCGACGACATAGAAGCGGCCAAGTCTGGTAAAGGGAGTAGAGTCATTAGTATTGGTTTGCCAGCATACTGCCTTCTCCAGGTGCTCTTGCGCTCTGCGAAGGCCGATTCTGAGGGTTTATTGTTGA GTGATGGTACCGAACTAACTGGCACAAACAAGCCAAAAGCTAAGATTTTTGAATGGTTGATTAATCCCCTTTTGATCATTAAAGAACAAATCAAAGCAGAAGATCTTTCTGTTTCGGAAGAGGACTACCTCGGCAAGTTGGTTCTCTTGAATGGTCATCCAAATAGGGTAGAAAATTCAACAATAGCAGCTCCTGAATCTGACCGCAAACGTGCTGAGCTTGATGCATTGGCCAGAAG GCTACAAGGGATCACGAAATACATGACAAGGTTACCAACCTTCAAGCGGCGGTTCGATGATCTGGTGAAAACATTGTCTCATGAGCTTGCTGAGAGACATGGAGGagcatcatcatcaacaacaatcaCCAGATCAAAGAGTGCCTTTCCTCGAATTATGAGCACGAAATCCTCCAAAGGCAAAAGAACTAACGGTCTTGATGAAGCGTCTGAACATGCAAGAGATTTAGATACTTCATTGTAA
- the LOC107471500 gene encoding cell division cycle 20.2, cofactor of APC complex-like translates to MWNFECDWYSPKSLLSIPTHYDLPGDRFIPNRSLMDLDQAQSLLTNRTKKIHNKQFNDVYRKKVDEQLSLDSEGNPFKMLVFRGSPKSSRKSIRHIDEIREGEARALQNSCNPYMLRKLPKGESRILDAPNIRNDYYTNLLDWGKNNILAVALGSEMYLWNSQNSNVLKLFTVTNNNYPASVAWSNDTRYIAIGFMHSNLQLWDPETSKLVRNLEGHDQRVATTAWNSHILTSGSHDTSIINHDVRARNVISRVKAHKAEVCGLKWSSRGNILASGGNENVIYLWDSSKMSSSNFLNCFKDHSAAVKALAWCPYDSDVLASGGGTHDRCIKLWNVQKGTCIRSIDTKAQVCGLEWNRHHKEILSGHGFSTSADQNQLSLWRYPSMTKIGGLDRHTSRVLHVSQSPDGLTVVSAGADETLRFWDVFGPPVTQNSHTSDLNSLLSLKISPIR, encoded by the exons ATGTGGAATTTCGAGTGTGATTGGTACTCTCCCAAGAGCCTCCTCAGCATTCCCACTCATTATGATCTCCCA ggTGATCGGTTCATACCAAATAGGAGTTTGATGGATCTTGATCAAGCCCAGAGTTTGCTCACAAACAGGACCAAAAAGATTCATAACAAGCAATTCAAT GATGTGTACAGAAAGAAAGTGGATGAGCAACTGAGTTTGGATTCAGAAGGTAATCCTTTCAAGATGCTGGTTTTCAGGGGAAGCCCCAAATCAAGTAGAAAATCCATCCGGCATATCGATGAGATTCGAGAGGGAGAGGCAAGGGCGCTTCAAAACAGTTGCAATCCCTATATGCTTCGTAAATTGCCAAAG GGTGAATCAAGGATATTGGATGCACCAAATATTAGAAATGATTACTACACAAACCTTCTGGACTGGGGGAAAAACAACATTCTAGCGGTTGCGTTAGGCTCAGAAATGTACCTTTGGAACTCACAGAATAGCAATGTACTTAAGTTGTTTACAGTCACTAACAACAATTATCCGGCTAGTGTTGCTTGGTCCAACGATACTAGATACATTGCAATAGGATTTATGCACTCTAATCTTCAACTCTGGGATCCTGAGACTTCAAAGCTG GTAAGAAACCTGGAAGGTCATGATCAAAGGGTTGCAACCACTGCATGGAATAGTCATATTTTAACTTCTGGAAGCCATGACACATCTATAATCAATCATGATG TTAGAGCAAGAAATGTGATTTCAAGAGTAAAAGCACACAAAGCAGAAGTTTGTGGCTTGAAATGGTCAAGCAGGGGGAACATATTGGCAAGTGGTGGCAAtgaaaatgttatttatttatgggACTCATCAAAGATGAGTTCTTCCAACTTCTTGAACTGTTTCAAGGATCATTCTGCTGCAGTGAAGGCCCTTGCTTGGTGCCCTTATGATTCAGATGTACTTGCTTCTGGAGGTGGCACCCATGACAGATGTATTAAGTTATGGAATGTGCAAAAAGGAACCTGCATTCGCAGTATAGATACCAAAGCTCAG GTTTGTGGCTTAGAATGGAATAGGCATCACAAGGAGATATTAAGTGGCCATGGCTTTAGTACAAGTGCAGATCAAAACCAACTCTCTTTGTGGAGGTATCCATCGATGACAAAAATCGGCGGCTTGGATCGACACACTTCTAGAGTCCTCCATGTATCTCAG AGCCCTGATGGGTTAACAGTGGTGTCAGCTGGGGCAGATGAGACTCTTCGCTTTTGGGATGTTTTTGGACCACCTGTTACTCAGAATTCACATACCTCGGATCTAAATAGTCTTTTATCTCTTAAGATATCCCCAATAAGATGA